AAAACCacacgttcacactataaaattttatcaaaattgactaaAATTTGTTAAAAATAGCTCAATATGACTATCAGCTACTATACACAGCAGTGTGGTTAGACCTACACATAGATCCCGCGTCGAAAGTCAGACCCAAGAATTAAAAGCTGGCGCTCACACCTCAAAATTTTAGTAAACTTCAGTGAAATTTGTTGGAAATGCCTCGTAATGATTATCAGGTACTCTACGCAGACTGGTACATCTGAATTTGCATATTATCCCCCATATTAGAAGCAATATATTAAAACTAGTTACAGAGAATTTGACCTAATAGTTCTAAACTGGTTTGAAAATTTGGGTTGAAACTATTGGTTTGGTTTGCTTTGGAAGAAAACAGTAATTTGTGTTGGTTTGGGTGGAATAACAGATGGATGGAGTTGGTTTGATTTTTAAAGTGTGCTAATAATAAAATAGTTTGGTTTAGTTTTGGTTTGGATTCCAAACCATTAGCAGGGTTAGATGTGCTAAGGAAATGTGCCTAAAGTTAGACAAACTCAAATAAGGTCAACACTTGCTAGACCAGGGAGAGAACATATAGACAGATTGGCACAAGTACTGAAGGGCATAGCAATTGTTATCAGCTATAGCATTGCAGACTCGAACTATCCAAGTCCATAGGAAGCAGAGACAGTTCAGCCAATGGGTCCGCAGGCTCCTCAACTATTGGGTAAGACCAATAGGGTTTGGGCACTGGCCATCTGTCATTCAGCAAATGATACTTCAGAAAAGACGAAGATAAATTTTGGTGAAACACTGCAACAAAATATCCCTGAAATGTGTTAGTTACCTGCTTGGACTACTCTTGACAGTCTTATCAGCAGCCATGATCCTATCAAACACAAAAGAAATACTTACAGAATTATCTAAGCACAAAAGAAATAGTTACAGATCTATCAATGATAATTGAATTAGAATAGACATAACACATCTACACAATAACATAAGGTGCTTAATGGGGTGAATTCTTGGTCATCCAAGATCGTGTGACATTTCAGACATCTTCACTTGCAAGGTCAAATAGGAGAGCAAGTAAAGTGATGGCGGTGAATAATAAGCACTTTACATTAGACATCGAAGAACATACCCTCTCGTCTCAAATTGCCTGAGGCATTCAAGAATATCATTTCTAGGCAGGAATGGAGTTTCTTCGTTGTCATAAAAGTTCATGCCGATGAAGTTACCACTGAAATCAACAAGGGGCCCTCCAATCCCAGCCTAGCAAAAAATTGTGACAGTCAAAATGGGAAGAACAGCAAAACACGTCCTTGTCATTCCAAGCAGAAGTACTTCAGTGTGCAGTGACAGGTGCTATCCTAATGCAGCTATTTATATCCATAATGTAACAATTAAGGGAATTGActagtgtaccttggtaatttTACAAGTGGAGACCATAAGTTTGTCGCAATCAAGATTGCTTTTCTTGTTGGTAACTATTCCACGTGTGGATGTCAATCTGCCAGTACTGAAAAGACGCCCTACAGCTACCACCTCACTACCAGTCTTAATTTCCATTGGATGATAGAGATTTGTTGCACGAAGATCAGGGAAGACTATGTTGTTGATAACAGCAATCTTAAATCgtaaattacagtactgagtccCTTTCACACATTGTCCATTTGGAAGCCGCACTTCAATCTGCAACATAAGAGTTTAGTCAGTGTGTTAGACAAACATGCAGCAGTACAAATAAATGGCAAATCCACCTGCAAGTTATCAACAATGGTGTCTTCATCATCAGAAGACCTGACCAAACTTGCTGATGTCAGCACACTTGTATGCAGATTATATTCTACAAGTATGCCGGAGCATGCAAACCAACTTGTTTTCCCTACACATACCATATTTTCGGTTATTATTTCAGCAATGACCGAGGTAGAAACCAAATGATCAAATCACAGTATAATCACCTTTGAATGAAGCAAGTGAGACAACATTCTGAGACAAATTTGCAGCAAGTTCTCCACTGACATTCAGGAAATCTCCACTAGAACCATCCAATTTGCTGAATTTCTCATCAAAAGAATGGATCAAGTGCATGCCAGCTGATTGAAGAAATATCGTGAGAGTTAGCATAGTTGGCGAAAGCACGAAAACAGGGAGAGTTGGGGAAAGCGATAGCGATGACTCACCACAGATAGTAGTTGGCAAGGGATAGTAGACGATCATGCATCTGATCAATGAATTCTATGGAAGAAGGTCAATAGTACTGAATCAGTGATAAGAATAACGGCTAGTATGTCATAGCTGGATGTCAAATACAATTAATAAAGCTAATGCTCATCCATACTGGTAGAAGTTATGCACAACAATCAGAAAGAGACATTTCATATCAACTTACATATATTTCATGGTTTAAATATTTATCAGCCATAAGAGATTCACCTTTTGCAAAAAAGCCACAAGATGGGGAAGCATCTAGATTACTGTTGGTGCTTCTCGTTTTGCTGCCTATAATAGAAAAAAGTTGAGTGAAAGGGAATAGCGTACTGAAATCAATGAACAAAAAACAAGGTCCATGTAAGAGATTCCCATGCGGTGATACCAAAAAAATATTGAATTTTTGGCTCTAGCTCCCTCCATTTTGTCATAGTTTCAGTGTTTCAAGAAATGTATGCAAACCAGTGAGGAAGCATAAAGATACATGGTACTACATGTTTTCAGTCCAAAATCCAAACAGGGAGAACCAAGTAGCAGTAAGTTGACAATGGTAAAACCATCTAAAAACAAGTGTAAAACCATCCTTGCACTACAGTGAGGACCCAAATACAATTATCACTAACAACAAGTAATATTATACAATTCTTAATTAAGATGATTATTTTTCTGCTTACTTGTGTAGCCAGCACCTCCTTTGTTTTCATCCCTGCAGTAGAACAtaatatattgttataaataGCTGCAGAGAAGTGATACACAAAAGGAAGGAGTCACATGGCCATATTAATACATAATAAGTCTAAGGCATAATTATTATGAGTGGACCAGACTGCCGGTGCGATCAGAAAAAATCAGGAACAGGCAGTCTCTCTGGTCAGATCCAGACAAAAAAATCACCCGCAATTATCGACCAAAAACCGGACAAGCAAGCGCTTTTTCTGTGAAACAGAGTGGTTTTCTTGTAAAGAACCGTTGAAGACCGGCCAGGTGGAGGAGGAAGTGATCTGTGGGGGAGGGGTGTGGGGTCCAGAGTATATTGTGCAAAATTGAACCCTGGGTGCAGTATTCCCACCAAGGGAAATCACCAGAGGACCATGTTGTGACTTGTGTAAGATAAGAAAACTTAAATCTGTTTGAGCTGCTTTGAACTGGCGCTTCAAACGTTGGACCAATGAATCAGTGAGCATCCGGGCAGTTCAAACACTGGTCCAGTCCTAAAAAATATGGTCTAGGGATCTCATAAACGAGAGCATGCCCATACCCATTTGAACCAAAGTTACAACATGTGTTTTTCAAACCAATATCAGCTTTaactatgaaacatgagttctAATACCATACCAGTGCTTATTGGATAAAAGGGGTAGCAAGCAAAATTCATATTAAGGAACAAACATAAATTAAAATGCAAAGCAACTTCAAATGACCCCCAAAAAAAACaagacaagaaaagaaaagaaacagaaGGGCCATACAGCCCACACGTAAGCAACTACATATGTCAAAATTATGCCTTGTTATTTACTTCCGTGCATAACTGAACAAGTTGAGCTGAGATAGACTTTGCATAAGTGCTCTCATTCCCATATTACAAGCATATAGTTAAATAACACCGCGGACAGACAGCCTCAACTTGCCTTCTCTATCTGGTCAATGTTTTACACATTTAGCTTcaatgaatctaatgagataaGAAATGCCAGATTACTGGGGCAGCAAACTCGAGAGTCCTCAAGCATGCATAGATAAGCCAGTGGAGAAGCTGCTGTACATAATACTAGAAGACATACCGAAACATCCCAAAACTCCTCAAGCATTTGAGAATTATACTCCTTGGAAGGAATGGCGTTTCTTCCACACcataaaagttcatgccatgaaagTACCCATCGACATCAAGAAGGGGCCCTCCAATCCCAGCCtagcaaataaataaataaaataacaaTTAACAGCTGCTACACTGGAAGAGGAAACATTATCAATACCTTGCAGAACTTAAGCGAACGCAATGAAAGATGCAACTATTTATTTATAATGTACAAATAAAAACTGTACCTTACTGATTTTACACGTGGAGATTGCGATCTCTTCCTGATCAAATATGCTTATTGTGTCCTTCACTAACCCACTTGTGGCCATTAATTTTCTGGAGTTGAAAATACGACCCACCGCCAGTACCTTGCTACATGACTCAAGTTGCACTTGATGGTCCAGGCGTGCCACAGGAAGAGGAGGGGTCTTGATGTTGACAAGAAGAAGATTGTAATCCAAATCATAGCCTCCCAGCTGCCCATTGATATACTGCTGGTATTTGTAGCGCACTCTAATCTGTAATGATCAAGCCAACAAAACTAGTATCGTAAATGAACAAGTAAGAGTGCAACATGATTAGCAACACCAACCGTCAAGTCA
This portion of the Panicum virgatum strain AP13 chromosome 2N, P.virgatum_v5, whole genome shotgun sequence genome encodes:
- the LOC120660761 gene encoding uncharacterized protein LOC120660761, which encodes MLPHLVAFLQKNSLIRCMIVYYPLPTTICAGMHLIHSFDEKFSKLDGSSGDFLNVSGELAANLSQNVVSLASFKGKTSWFACSGILVEYNLHTSVLTSASLVRSSDDEDTIVDNLQIEVRLPNGQCVKGTQYCNLRFKIAVINNIVFPDLRATNLYHPMEIKTGSEVVAVGRLFSTGRLTSTRGIVTNKKSNLDCDKLMVSTCKITKAGIGGPLVDFSGNFIGMNFYDNEETPFLPRNDILECLRQFETRGIMAADKTVKSSPSRWPVPKPYWSYPIVEEPADPLAELSLLPMDLDSSSLQCYS